A region of Phalacrocorax carbo chromosome 7, bPhaCar2.1, whole genome shotgun sequence DNA encodes the following proteins:
- the MINAR1 gene encoding major intrinsically disordered Notch2-binding receptor 1 produces the protein MESNQETSLFLVKILEELDTKQNTVSYQDLCKSLCARFDLSQLAKLRSVLFYTACLDPNFPATLFKDKMRCTVNNQQSKKIMVAADIVTIFNLIQMNGGVAKEKLPVARQKVKKKESFESCRSDTEICNMADCVPNCELNDQEFNRGFPVRRSSKCRKMDCKDCQQFVPSSEPNFLLGVNKEMKGRAASLDRLQALASYSIATSPPCEMQSTYFPMNIENESISDQDSLPISAGIKETFISSDEPFVMQSCVQKRNIFKEDFHNLITISPNLIPSNKKPEDGHREPQNRKESSKQAFFNHSFEMPYSSQYLNPVYSPIPDKRRVKHESLDDLQASTYFGPTTILGPQDTKKWAGKPTKQTAWPAKSWSLNTEEVPDFERSFFNRKQSEEKLRYQNSNNPSPNFPSADRHQSYLNAKDQQPIMQANYAVKPNGHKPKEIPSILDVEKHEPVKKFKDKSINCTPVQILSIDRTTSVGTQTEQQVLDHKKCKDLCAAGQAKYGERHSLKQSDDDSEIVSDDISDIFRFLDDMSISGSTGVMQSSCYNSTGSLSQVHKSDCESSPEHNLSKISNGSACNKLEKVVRADITNTDDELKTSVCKLVLRIGEIEKKLESLSGVREEISQVLGKLSKLDQKIQQPEKVSVQIDLNSLTSEAASDESNSPQIFQCHNTPHGGKLENNPEWCCSDASGSNSESLRVKALKKSLFTRRSSRSLTEENSATESKIASISNSPRDWRAITYTNQAGITEEEMKDRDGGENKDWHRKSKEADRQYEIPQPHRLSKQPKDAFLIEQVFSPHPYPASLKSHMKSNPLYTDMRLTELAEVKRAQPSWTIEEYTRNSGDKGKIAALDLQTQESLNPNNLEYWMEDIYTPGYDSLLKRKEAEFRRAKVCKIAALIAAAACTVILVIVVPICTMKS, from the exons ATGGAGTCCAACCAGGAAACCTCGCTCTTCCTGGTGAAGATCTTGGAGGAGCTAGACACGAAGCAGAATACCGTTTCCTACCAGGACCTCTGCAAGTCTCTGTGTGCGAGGTTTGATTTATCCCAGTTGGCCAAGCTCAGAAGTGTGCTTTTTTACACCGCTTGCCTGGATCCTAATTTCCCAGCGACTTTGTTCAAAGACAAAATGAGATGCACTGTAAACAATCAGCAATCAAAGAAAATCATGGTTGCAGCAGATATAGTAACAATATTCAACCTCATACAAATGAATGGGGGAGTGGCCAAGGAGAAACTTCCAGTTGCAAGGCAGAAAGTGAAGAAGAAGGAGTCCTTTGAATCCTGTAGATCTGACACAGAAATCTGCAATATGGCAGACTGTGTGCCCAACTGTGAGCTGAACGACCAGGAGTTTAACCGAGGCTTTCCAGTCAGAAGGTcttcaaaatgcagaaagatgGACTGCAAAGACTGTCAACAGTTTGTTCCCTCATCAGAACCCAACTTTTTACTTGGTGTTAATAAGGAAATGAAGGGCCGGGCTGCCTCTCTGGACAGGCTGCAGGCGCTGGCATCCTACTCCATTGCCACGTCTCCACCATGTGAGATGCAGAGTACATACTTTCCCATGAACATAGAAAATGAATCTATTTCAGACCAGGACTCCTTGCCTATAAGTGCAGGCATAAAAGAAACCTTCATTTCAAGTGATGAGCCGTTTGTGATGCAGTCGTGTgtccagaaaagaaatatattcaaAGAAGATTTTCATAATCTGATTACAATATCTCCCAACTTAATACCGTCCAACAAAAAGCCAGAAGATGGACACAGAGAGCCtcagaacaggaaagaaagctCTAAGCAGGCTTTCTTCAACCACAGCTTTGAAATGCCATACAGCAGCCAGTACCTGAATCCAGTTTATTCTCCTATACCAGACAAAAGACGCGTGAAGCATGAAAGTTTAGATGATCTTCAAGCTTCAACATACTTTGGCCCAACTACTATTCTTGGTCCCCAGGACACCAAAAAGTGGGCTGGAAAGCCAACCAAGCAAACTGCCTGGCCAGCTAAAAGCTGGAGTTTAAATACTGAGGAGGTACCTGACTTTGAACGATCATTTTTTAATAGGAAGCAGTCTGAAGAGAAGCTGCGATACCAGAATTCAAACAACCCATCTCCAAACTTTCCTTCAGCTGACAGGCATCAGTCCTACCTAAACGCAAAGGATCAGCAACCAATTATGCAGGCAAACTATGCTGTGAAACCAAATGGGCATAAGCCCAAGGAAATTCCTTCCATTCTAGATGTGGAGAAACATGAGCCAGTCAAAAAGTTTAAGGATAAAAGCATTAATTGCACTCCTGTTCAGATCTTAAGCATTGACAGGACCACGAGTGTTGGGACACAAACAGAGCAGCAAGTTCTGGATCACAAGAAGTGCAAGGATTTGTGCGCGGCAGGCCAAGCCAAGTACGGAGAGCGGCACTCTCTTAAGCAGTCGGATGATGACTCTGAAATTGTGAGTGATGACATCAGCGACATTTTCCGGTTTTTGGATGATATGAGTATCAGTGGGTCAACGGGAGTGATGCAGTCTTCATGCTACAACAGCACCGGTTCCTTGTCTCAGGTGCATAAATCAGACTGTGAGAGCTCTCCTGAGCACAATTTGAGTAAAATCTCCAACGGGAGTGCCTGTAACAAATTAGAAAAAGTGGTCCGGGCAGATATTACTAACACAGATGATGAACTGAAAACTAGTGTCTGCAAATTAGTTTTGAGGATTGGTGAAATAGAGAAGAAACTGGAGTCTCTCTCAGGCGTCCGAGAAGAAATCTCCCAAGTCCTGGGAAAATTGAGCAAGTTGGATCAAAAAATTCAGCAGCCAGAGAAGGTCAGCGTACAAATAGATCTCAATTCTTTGACAAGTGAGGCTGCATCAGATGAGAGTAACTCCCCACAGATATTTCAGTGCCACAATACTCCTCATGGAGGCAAACTAGAGAATAATCCAGAATGGTGCTGTTCAGATGCCAGTGGAAGCAATAGTGAGAGCCTTCGAgtaaaagccttaaaaaaaagtttgtttacTAGGAggtcatccagatcattaacaGAGGAAAATAGTGCAACTGAATCCAAAATAGCAAGTATTTCAAATTCTCCCCGAGACTGGAGAGCTATTACTTACACCAACCAAGCTGGCATTACGGAAGAGGAGATGAAAGATCGagatggaggagaaaataaggacTGGCATAGGAAATCTAAAGAG GCAGACAGGCAATACGAAATCCCACAGCCACATAGACTCTCTAAACAACCAAAAGATGCTTTCTTGATTGAACAAGTCTTTAGTCCTCATCCCTACCCTGCATCACTCAAGTCACACATGAAAAGCAACCCGCTCTACACAGATATGAGGTTGACGGAGCTGGCTGAAGTGAAACGTGCCCAGCCATCATGGACCATAGAGGAATATACAAGGAATTCGGGGGATAAAGGCAAGATTGCAGCATTGGATCTACAA